One genomic region from Pseudoduganella dura encodes:
- a CDS encoding DUF3025 domain-containing protein, with the protein MLPAVDWARPWYDAVRPAADAAHVSADAAADVIARFSAHAAALNLVNHAGLPIRFVPQAALPDGTAYEEHIGATGCVPTRDNLHDFFNGLVWLSFPLVKRELNALQAAQIARDGIRPERGPARDAATLFDENAALLVVTDDAQGGALADALRQHRWREAFVDRADAFGRVAQVWLFGHALMEKLMAPYKAITAHTLVVAAPAGYFALPRAGQGTWLDAHVAERLRATGLSKADFTPLPVLGIPGWCEQQDDAFYDDTTVFRPRRNAPIKENA; encoded by the coding sequence ATGCTGCCCGCGGTGGACTGGGCCCGGCCCTGGTATGACGCCGTGCGCCCGGCGGCCGATGCCGCGCATGTGAGCGCCGATGCCGCGGCCGACGTCATCGCCAGGTTCAGCGCCCATGCCGCGGCGCTGAACCTGGTCAACCACGCGGGCCTGCCCATCCGCTTCGTGCCGCAGGCCGCGCTGCCCGACGGCACGGCCTACGAGGAGCATATCGGCGCGACCGGCTGCGTGCCCACGCGCGACAACCTGCACGATTTCTTCAACGGCCTCGTGTGGCTCAGTTTTCCCCTGGTCAAACGGGAACTGAACGCGTTGCAGGCGGCCCAGATCGCGCGCGACGGCATCCGCCCCGAGCGCGGCCCGGCCCGCGATGCCGCCACGCTGTTCGACGAGAACGCCGCACTGCTCGTCGTCACCGATGATGCGCAGGGCGGCGCATTGGCCGACGCGCTGCGCCAGCACCGCTGGCGTGAGGCGTTCGTCGATCGGGCCGATGCGTTCGGCAGGGTGGCCCAGGTCTGGCTGTTCGGCCACGCGCTGATGGAAAAACTGATGGCGCCGTACAAGGCCATCACCGCGCACACGCTGGTCGTGGCCGCGCCGGCCGGGTATTTCGCCTTGCCGCGTGCGGGGCAGGGCACGTGGCTCGACGCGCATGTGGCGGAAAGGTTGCGCGCCACGGGCTTGAGCAAGGCCGATTTCACCCCGCTGCCCGTGCTGGGCATTCCCGGCTGGTGCGAGCAGCAGGATGACGCTTTTTATGACGACACCACCGTGTTCCGCCCGCGGCGGAACGCACCCATCAAGGAGAACGC
- the pyrC gene encoding dihydroorotase, whose amino-acid sequence MSTTFDTPSSLTIIRPDDWHLHLRDGATMASVLPHSARQFGRAIVMPNLKPPVTTVAQAAAYRDRILAALPAGLAFEPLMTLYLTNNTSPDEIRRAAESDFVHAVKLYPAGATTNSDAGVTDLVNCFPVLEVMQETGLPFLVHGEVTDPDVDLFDREAVFIERVMRPLRKNFPALNVVFEHITTKDAAQYVAEAEGPIAATITAHHLLYNRNEIFKGGIRPHYYCLPVLKREEHRLALVTAATSGDERFFLGTDSAPHAQGAKEAACGCAGCYTALHAMELYAEAFERAGALDKLEAFASLNGPAFYGLPPNEGTITLNRRQWTLPETLPLGEQQVVPLNAGETINWQMA is encoded by the coding sequence CTGCGCGACGGCGCCACCATGGCCAGCGTGCTGCCGCACAGCGCGCGCCAGTTCGGCCGCGCCATCGTGATGCCGAACCTGAAACCGCCCGTGACCACGGTCGCGCAGGCGGCCGCCTACCGCGACCGCATCCTGGCCGCGCTGCCGGCCGGCCTGGCGTTCGAGCCGCTGATGACGCTGTACCTGACCAACAACACGTCGCCGGACGAGATCCGCCGCGCGGCCGAGTCGGACTTCGTGCACGCCGTCAAGCTGTACCCGGCCGGCGCCACCACCAATTCCGATGCGGGCGTGACCGACCTGGTCAACTGCTTCCCCGTACTGGAAGTGATGCAGGAAACCGGGCTGCCGTTCCTCGTGCACGGCGAAGTGACCGATCCGGATGTGGACCTGTTCGACCGCGAAGCCGTGTTCATCGAACGCGTGATGCGCCCGCTGCGCAAGAATTTCCCGGCCCTGAACGTGGTGTTCGAGCACATCACCACCAAGGATGCGGCGCAGTACGTGGCCGAGGCCGAAGGCCCGATCGCCGCCACCATCACCGCGCACCACCTGCTGTACAACCGCAACGAGATCTTCAAGGGCGGCATCCGCCCCCATTACTACTGCCTGCCGGTGCTCAAGCGCGAGGAACACCGCCTGGCGCTGGTCACGGCGGCCACCAGCGGCGACGAGCGCTTCTTCCTCGGCACCGACTCGGCGCCGCACGCGCAGGGCGCGAAGGAAGCGGCCTGCGGCTGCGCCGGCTGCTATACCGCGCTGCACGCGATGGAACTGTATGCCGAGGCGTTCGAGCGCGCCGGCGCACTCGACAAGCTGGAAGCCTTCGCCAGCCTGAACGGCCCGGCGTTCTATGGCCTGCCGCCCAACGAAGGCACGATCACGCTGAACCGCCGGCAGTGGACGCTGCCGGAAACGCTGCCATTGGGCGAGCAGCAGGTCGTGCCGCTGAACGCCGGCGAAACCATCAACTGGCAGATGGCGTAA